Proteins from one Malania oleifera isolate guangnan ecotype guangnan chromosome 4, ASM2987363v1, whole genome shotgun sequence genomic window:
- the LOC131154110 gene encoding protein AGENET DOMAIN (AGD)-CONTAINING P1 → MGETPGQYFKKGAEVEISSDDEGFRGAWYAGTVIRPASKKNSTIMVEYKSLMADEEGSEPLRELVDLVQLRPPPPRELGRGFKFSEEVDAFHNDGWWEGVVTEVLDGGRCSVFFRGSREQMDFAAADLRLHREWVAGKWVPPLEEEKVLNTTEVKSRKGMVKESFSKGTLVEVSSDEDGFQGAWFAATIIKAVGKDKFLIEYRSLRTEDDKEFLREEVDNLHIRPYPPETIVVDRFSLFEEVDALYNDGWWVGLISKVLCNSRYIVYFKSTDEEMEFEHSDLRQHQEWINGKWVMASEAFKL, encoded by the exons ATGGGAGAGACGCCGGGACAGTATTTCAAGAAGGGAGCGGAGGTGGAGATAAGCAGCGATGACGAGGGCTTTCGCGGCGCCTGGTACGCCGGGACCGTCATCCGGCCGGCGTCGAAGAAGAACTCGACCATTATGGTGGAGTACAAGAGCTTGATGGCCGACGAGGAGGGGTCAGAGCCGCTGCGGGAGCTGGTGGATTTGGTGCAGCTGCGGCCGCCTCCGCCGCGTGAGCTCGGTCGCGGGTTCAAGTTCAGCGAGGAGGTCGACGCGTTCCACAATGACGGGTGGTGGGAGGGCGTGGTCACCGAAGTGTTGGACGGCGGGAGGTGCTCCGTTTTTTTCCGTGGGTCGAGGGAGCAGATGGATTTTGCGGCCGCGGATCTAAGGCTTCATCGCGAATGGGTCGCTGGCAAGTGGGTTCCGCCTTTGGAAGAAGAG AAAGTGTTGAATACAACGGAAGTAAAGTCTCGTAAAGGGATGGTAAAAGAAAGTTTTAGTAAAGGAACTCTAGTTGAAGTTAGCAGTGATGAAGATGGTTTCCAAGGTGCTTGGTTCGCCGCAACTATTATCAAAGCAGTAGGTAAGGACAAGTTCCTGATTGAGTATCGAAGCCTGAGAACAGAGGATGATAAAGAGTTTCTGAGAGAGGAGGTTGATAATCTGCACATAAGGCCGTATCCACCTGAAACTATAGTGGTGGACAGATTCAGCTTGTTTGAAGAAGTTGATGCTCTGTACAATGATGGCTGGTGGGTGGGTTTGATTTCCAAAGTTCTTTGTAACTCAAGGTACATAGTTTACTTCAAGAGTACTGACGAGGAAATGGAGTTTGAACACTCTGACTTAAGGCAACATCAAGAGTGGATTAATGGCAAATGGGTCATGGCATCTGAG